The following proteins are co-located in the Micromonospora viridifaciens genome:
- a CDS encoding lipopolysaccharide biosynthesis protein encodes MYGRERRAAQGGSTAITTKVLLGYGLAKVVPGVLTLASVSVWVHAVGPAEYARFSMIWAFALVSSALCVGWVSQSTIRSAGDPTQSLSRVPRTPLLATIALPALPVTAWVLITSTGVPTTRTAALLITAVLFCTMTGAYSLAAARVQREQRSTRFALAEAVRVAGGLLLSLGMLHVVPGAPGILAGNIVGTGIGLAILFGPEASRIFSTRPTSRDVLRTYWRYGWPMALWSAASLSLVYMDRYIIASLLGVASAGWYAAIADMVVRGMSMLGIPITVATYAAVMTEWNSGRFDRARAVLASATRMLATAMLVCVAGAAALGPWAINRLVPGQPPPRSLIIVLSLGAALWQFALMAHKKLEIAGRSRLMLGLMIAAVALTAGLDVLLVTVAGQTGAAIAFMLGAACYTIACLLIGPRILARHTPDEVRRQPQPVREKSIPQIKQVTGGIVR; translated from the coding sequence ATGTACGGCCGCGAACGAAGGGCCGCACAGGGCGGCAGCACTGCCATCACCACCAAGGTTCTGCTGGGCTACGGGCTGGCGAAGGTCGTCCCAGGTGTACTGACGTTGGCATCTGTCTCAGTCTGGGTCCACGCCGTCGGGCCAGCCGAATATGCACGGTTCTCCATGATCTGGGCTTTTGCCCTGGTATCGAGCGCACTGTGTGTCGGCTGGGTCAGCCAGTCGACAATCCGCTCTGCAGGAGACCCGACGCAAAGCCTGAGCCGGGTTCCGCGTACGCCACTGCTCGCCACGATTGCGCTTCCAGCCCTCCCGGTGACGGCCTGGGTCCTGATCACGTCAACCGGTGTCCCAACTACCCGGACCGCTGCCCTGCTGATAACGGCGGTGCTGTTCTGCACCATGACCGGCGCGTATTCTCTAGCCGCCGCACGCGTGCAGCGTGAGCAGCGGTCAACGCGATTCGCGTTGGCAGAGGCGGTACGCGTTGCGGGAGGATTGCTGCTGTCGCTCGGAATGTTGCACGTTGTGCCGGGAGCGCCCGGAATCCTGGCCGGAAACATCGTCGGAACCGGGATCGGACTTGCGATCCTGTTCGGACCGGAAGCTTCTCGCATCTTCTCAACCCGCCCGACGAGCCGCGACGTCCTACGGACCTACTGGCGATACGGATGGCCGATGGCACTCTGGTCCGCCGCCTCACTCAGTCTGGTCTACATGGACCGGTACATAATCGCGTCATTACTGGGAGTCGCAAGTGCCGGCTGGTACGCGGCGATCGCGGACATGGTCGTACGCGGAATGAGCATGCTGGGGATTCCCATTACGGTCGCCACCTACGCTGCCGTCATGACCGAATGGAACTCTGGTCGCTTCGATCGGGCGCGGGCAGTGCTCGCCTCGGCGACCCGGATGCTTGCTACGGCAATGTTGGTCTGCGTTGCCGGTGCCGCCGCCCTCGGGCCTTGGGCGATCAACAGGCTGGTGCCGGGTCAGCCACCCCCGCGCAGTCTCATCATCGTGCTCTCGCTCGGTGCCGCACTCTGGCAATTTGCGCTGATGGCCCACAAGAAGCTCGAGATAGCAGGCCGCAGCAGACTGATGCTCGGGCTGATGATCGCCGCTGTCGCCCTCACCGCCGGACTCGATGTCCTGCTGGTGACAGTCGCCGGCCAAACCGGTGCCGCCATCGCGTTCATGCTCGGCGCCGCCTGCTACACCATAGCGTGCCTATTGATCGGGCCACGCATTCTGGCGCGCCACACCCCCGACGAAGTGCGGCGGCAGCCCCAGCCGGTGAGAGAGAAGAGTATTCCACAGATAAAGCAAGTAACAGGGGGGATCGTTCGATGA
- a CDS encoding glycosyltransferase family 2 protein, giving the protein MNDEVHFVAVNYRGSSALPAYLRSLHEQDSTCWRMTVIDNSEDVRETSSLIDMAGTSEQVKVVRAPGNLGYFGAAHWLTTHVDTVPATWTVISNMDIQLGTRTFVRDLLNMDASAPVLAPSVVAMPGGRAQNPYLLSRPSQLSMRRRRCMFANPVIGQAVILAGTVKSHLRKSFDEPGRTRRQAIYAPHGSFIPLHRRFFQEGGTLSHPIFLFAEEINIGEQCRRLGLTVMFEPALKAIHNEHQSTRLLRSWRILRAQGDAARYGQRLIAGKPLDGISRRGGGRTESPRITLAESPEGQPRSQDRQQAQKTST; this is encoded by the coding sequence ATGAACGATGAGGTCCATTTCGTCGCGGTGAACTATCGAGGTTCGTCGGCACTGCCGGCCTATCTGCGATCACTGCACGAGCAAGACAGCACCTGTTGGCGCATGACCGTCATAGACAACAGCGAAGACGTTCGGGAGACGTCCTCACTGATCGACATGGCCGGCACGAGCGAACAGGTGAAAGTCGTCAGGGCACCGGGAAACCTCGGCTATTTTGGGGCGGCGCACTGGCTGACCACACACGTCGACACCGTACCGGCAACGTGGACGGTGATCTCTAACATGGACATCCAGCTCGGCACCAGGACGTTTGTCAGGGACCTGCTCAACATGGACGCGAGCGCCCCGGTGCTTGCGCCTTCGGTGGTTGCCATGCCAGGCGGGCGAGCTCAGAATCCGTATCTTCTCTCGAGGCCCAGCCAGCTGTCGATGCGGCGCCGCCGATGCATGTTTGCAAACCCCGTCATCGGTCAGGCGGTCATACTCGCGGGCACCGTAAAATCCCATCTCCGTAAATCGTTCGACGAACCCGGCAGGACGCGCCGTCAAGCCATATACGCACCGCATGGGTCATTCATTCCGTTGCATCGTCGGTTTTTTCAGGAAGGCGGGACCCTGAGCCATCCCATCTTTCTGTTCGCAGAGGAAATCAATATTGGCGAGCAGTGCCGCCGACTCGGCCTCACCGTGATGTTCGAACCGGCACTAAAAGCGATCCATAATGAACATCAATCGACCCGCCTGCTACGCAGCTGGCGGATCCTGCGCGCCCAGGGGGATGCGGCCAGGTACGGCCAACGGCTCATCGCCGGCAAGCCATTGGATGGCATCTCGCGCCGCGGTGGCGGCAGAACTGAATCGCCACGGATTACTCTGGCCGAATCGCCAGAAGGCCAGCCGAGGTCCCAAGACAGGCAACAAGCCCAGAAAACATCGACGTGA
- the rfbA gene encoding glucose-1-phosphate thymidylyltransferase RfbA → MRGVLLAGGTGTRLWPSTRAVSKQLMPVFDKPRIYYPLSTLVMAGVREILIITTSEDQDQFKRLLGDGTQFGLRMEYAVQARPEGIAQAFIIGADFIGDESVALILGDNIFYGVGIGRQLAAHRDPVGGQVFAYPVANPAEYGVVDFDTAGRPLSIEEKPVRPKSRYAVPGLYFYDNRVVDIARKLTPSGRGELEITAVNETYREWGELSVTVLDRGTAWLDTGTFTSMMQAAEFVRVIEERQGMKIGCIEEVVWRAGLIDDEQLRALAEPLTKSGYGEYLLGLLAEKDEMGR, encoded by the coding sequence ATGCGTGGCGTCCTTCTCGCTGGAGGGACCGGTACTCGGCTTTGGCCGAGCACCCGTGCTGTGTCCAAACAGCTCATGCCAGTGTTCGACAAGCCAAGGATCTATTACCCACTCTCCACTCTGGTCATGGCCGGAGTGCGGGAGATTCTCATCATCACCACATCCGAGGACCAGGACCAGTTCAAACGGCTGCTCGGTGACGGCACCCAGTTCGGCCTGCGAATGGAATATGCCGTACAAGCCCGCCCGGAGGGAATCGCGCAGGCCTTCATCATCGGTGCCGACTTCATCGGCGACGAGTCGGTGGCACTGATCCTCGGCGACAACATCTTCTACGGCGTCGGCATCGGCCGGCAGCTCGCCGCCCACCGGGACCCGGTCGGCGGCCAGGTCTTCGCTTACCCGGTGGCCAACCCAGCCGAATACGGGGTGGTCGACTTCGACACGGCCGGGCGCCCGCTGTCCATCGAGGAGAAACCCGTCCGACCCAAATCGCGCTACGCCGTGCCCGGCCTCTACTTCTACGACAACCGGGTAGTCGACATCGCCCGCAAGCTCACCCCCAGTGGCCGAGGTGAGCTGGAGATCACGGCGGTCAACGAGACCTACCGCGAGTGGGGGGAACTGTCGGTGACGGTGCTGGACCGGGGGACCGCCTGGCTGGACACCGGCACCTTCACCTCGATGATGCAGGCCGCCGAGTTCGTCCGGGTCATCGAGGAGCGCCAGGGCATGAAGATCGGCTGCATCGAAGAGGTGGTGTGGCGGGCCGGCCTGATCGACGACGAGCAGCTGCGGGCGTTGGCCGAGCCGCTGACCAAGAGCGGCTACGGCGAGTACCTGCTGGGCCTGCTGGCCGAGAAGGACGAGATGGGCCGGTGA
- a CDS encoding glycosyltransferase family 4 protein produces MTQRRVLVFNHFAVPRGHPGGTRHVELFGRLPEWSTVLIAARRNMVTGQPQRAEPGFCPVAVTPYRGNGLGRVINWASFAVTATVAGLRQPRPDVVYASSPHLLAGLSGWFVAAVRRAPFVLEVRDLWPRVLVDMGRLTEASLVYRALERVERFLYRRAQRVVIMAPGVRAAVENKGAHPEHIAFIPNGADPEDFVPGAERDELRRRYGFTRRTVVYAGAHGPANGLDLLLDAAKAVPDLDIVLVGSGVEKSRLQAAAHGIRNVRFLDPVPKAEIPDVLHAADVGVHVLADVELFRVGVSPNKVFDYMAAALPIVTNSPGVVGDLVMTAGAGYVTAPVNLAHGLGQVAQASSEELAKMGASGRRWIQQNQSRTAMAHALGQLLVSVVDGPGAAR; encoded by the coding sequence ATGACGCAACGCAGGGTCCTTGTCTTCAACCACTTCGCGGTGCCGCGGGGCCATCCTGGCGGTACCCGGCACGTCGAGTTGTTCGGCCGTCTGCCCGAGTGGTCGACCGTGCTCATCGCCGCCCGGCGGAACATGGTGACCGGCCAGCCGCAGCGGGCGGAGCCGGGGTTCTGTCCGGTCGCCGTCACGCCGTACCGCGGCAACGGCCTGGGTCGGGTGATTAACTGGGCCAGCTTCGCGGTGACGGCCACGGTGGCGGGCCTGCGGCAGCCGCGCCCCGATGTGGTGTATGCCTCTTCTCCGCACCTGTTGGCCGGCCTGTCCGGCTGGTTCGTTGCGGCGGTCCGGCGTGCGCCGTTCGTACTCGAGGTCCGGGACCTGTGGCCTCGCGTGCTCGTTGACATGGGAAGGCTCACGGAGGCGTCGCTGGTCTATCGGGCGCTTGAGCGCGTGGAGCGGTTCCTGTATCGGCGCGCCCAGCGCGTAGTCATCATGGCGCCGGGCGTGCGGGCGGCGGTCGAGAACAAGGGCGCTCACCCTGAACACATCGCTTTCATACCTAACGGGGCGGACCCGGAGGACTTTGTGCCCGGAGCCGAGCGCGACGAACTGCGGCGGCGGTACGGGTTCACCCGCCGCACTGTTGTCTACGCCGGAGCGCACGGCCCCGCCAACGGCCTCGACCTGCTCTTGGACGCGGCCAAGGCGGTACCTGACCTCGACATCGTGCTCGTAGGGTCGGGTGTGGAAAAGTCGCGCCTGCAGGCAGCGGCGCACGGAATCCGCAATGTGCGCTTTCTCGACCCGGTGCCGAAGGCGGAGATCCCGGACGTTCTCCATGCGGCAGATGTCGGCGTGCACGTACTTGCCGACGTCGAACTGTTTCGCGTCGGGGTCAGCCCCAACAAGGTGTTCGACTACATGGCTGCCGCCCTGCCGATCGTCACCAACAGCCCCGGGGTCGTCGGCGATCTCGTCATGACTGCCGGGGCCGGCTACGTGACAGCCCCGGTGAACCTTGCCCACGGTCTCGGCCAGGTGGCCCAGGCAAGCTCGGAGGAGTTGGCGAAAATGGGCGCGTCGGGCCGACGGTGGATACAGCAGAACCAGTCGCGCACCGCAATGGCCCACGCCCTCGGACAACTCCTCGTCTCGGTGGTGGACGGCCCGGGGGCGGCGCGCTGA
- the rfbB gene encoding dTDP-glucose 4,6-dehydratase, translating into MRVLVTGGAGFIGSEYVRMLLASGNSDPADPPVCPSAVTVLDKLTYSGNMNNLTPVREDRRLRFVQGDICDPALVDEVVAGQDVIVHFAAESHVDRSIAGAAPFVTTNVLGTQTLLDAALRHGVGRFVHVSTDEVYGSIDEGSWTETWPLAPNSPYSASKAGSDLLALAYHRTHGMDVVVTRCSNNYGPYQFPEKVIPLFVTNLLDGGTVPLYGDGGNVRDWLHVHDHCRGIAMVQEKGRSGEVYNIGGGTELTNKELTGRLLEACDAGWDRVVPVADRKGHDRRYSLDISKISAELGYAPSIDLDRGLAQTVQWYRDNRAWWEPLKETGTAVVG; encoded by the coding sequence ATGAGGGTCCTTGTCACCGGCGGAGCCGGGTTCATCGGGTCGGAGTACGTGCGGATGCTGTTGGCGTCGGGCAACAGCGATCCGGCCGACCCGCCGGTCTGCCCCTCCGCCGTGACAGTGCTGGACAAGCTGACCTACTCCGGCAACATGAACAACCTCACCCCCGTCCGTGAGGACCGGCGGCTGCGCTTCGTGCAGGGTGACATCTGCGACCCGGCGCTGGTCGACGAGGTGGTGGCCGGCCAGGACGTGATCGTGCACTTCGCGGCCGAGTCGCACGTCGACCGGTCGATCGCCGGCGCCGCGCCGTTCGTCACCACGAACGTGCTCGGCACCCAGACCCTGCTCGACGCGGCGCTGCGGCACGGCGTGGGCCGGTTCGTGCACGTCTCCACCGACGAGGTGTACGGCTCGATCGACGAGGGCTCCTGGACGGAAACCTGGCCGCTGGCGCCGAACTCCCCGTACTCGGCCTCCAAGGCCGGCTCGGACCTGCTGGCGCTCGCCTACCACCGCACCCACGGGATGGACGTGGTGGTCACCCGCTGCTCCAACAACTACGGGCCGTACCAGTTCCCCGAGAAGGTCATCCCGCTGTTCGTCACCAACCTGCTCGACGGCGGCACGGTCCCCCTCTACGGCGACGGCGGCAACGTCCGCGACTGGCTGCACGTGCACGACCACTGCCGCGGCATCGCCATGGTGCAGGAGAAGGGCCGCAGCGGTGAGGTCTACAACATCGGCGGCGGCACCGAGTTGACCAACAAGGAGCTCACCGGCCGGCTGCTGGAAGCCTGCGACGCCGGCTGGGACCGGGTCGTACCGGTCGCCGACCGCAAGGGCCACGACCGCCGCTACTCGCTGGACATCAGCAAGATCAGCGCCGAGCTGGGCTACGCCCCGAGCATCGACCTCGACCGCGGCCTGGCGCAGACCGTGCAGTGGTACCGGGACAACCGGGCCTGGTGGGAGCCGCTGAAGGAGACGGGCACGGCGGTCGTCGGATGA
- a CDS encoding NAD(+)/NADH kinase — protein sequence MAGYVFGLVLHPTRDVSEVVGIIERWAAQHGKSLAIRAEDRHRVPRSVEAVPAEHLAARSDALISIGGDGTMLGALRSAVRDPKPVLGVHVGRVGFLVEVEPPDLPRALDRLVAHDFTVESHACLACDVCGDDVVAFNDVALVRQPGLGFVTATLEVDGQRYGYYRCDALVVSTPTGSTAYSYAAGGPLVSPATQAVVVTPSAPMSGISRPVVFSPDEAIRLDLRPNSAPVAVEVDGRVIREAATEGAVEVRYVRDAGLVVRLDPRRYQERSQLKLSLLDLPLLPDQLRELLPEELREQLDRRQLPPPR from the coding sequence GTGGCGGGATACGTGTTCGGGCTGGTCCTGCACCCGACCAGGGACGTTTCCGAGGTGGTCGGGATCATCGAACGGTGGGCGGCCCAGCACGGCAAGAGCCTGGCCATCCGCGCCGAGGATCGGCACCGGGTGCCCAGATCGGTGGAGGCCGTCCCCGCCGAGCACCTCGCGGCCCGGTCGGACGCGCTGATCAGCATCGGTGGGGACGGCACGATGCTGGGCGCCCTGCGCTCGGCGGTGCGGGACCCGAAGCCGGTGCTCGGGGTGCACGTGGGCCGCGTCGGCTTCCTCGTCGAGGTGGAGCCGCCGGATCTGCCGCGGGCGCTGGACCGGCTGGTGGCGCACGACTTCACCGTCGAGTCGCACGCCTGCCTGGCCTGCGACGTCTGCGGCGACGACGTGGTGGCGTTCAACGACGTCGCGCTGGTCCGGCAGCCGGGCCTGGGCTTCGTCACCGCCACGCTGGAGGTCGACGGTCAGCGCTATGGCTACTACCGCTGCGACGCTCTCGTGGTGAGCACGCCGACCGGCTCGACCGCGTACAGCTACGCCGCTGGCGGCCCGTTGGTGTCGCCCGCCACCCAGGCGGTCGTGGTGACCCCCTCCGCGCCCATGTCCGGCATCTCCCGGCCGGTGGTGTTCTCCCCCGACGAAGCCATCCGGCTCGACCTGCGGCCCAATTCGGCCCCGGTCGCCGTCGAGGTGGACGGCCGGGTGATCCGCGAGGCCGCCACGGAGGGCGCGGTGGAGGTCCGGTACGTCCGGGACGCCGGCCTGGTCGTCCGGCTCGATCCCCGCCGCTATCAGGAGCGCAGCCAGCTCAAGCTCAGCCTGCTCGACCTGCCGCTGCTGCCCGACCAGCTCCGGGAGCTGCTCCCGGAAGAGCTACGCGAGCAGCTCGACCGGCGGCAGCTGCCCCCGCCCCGCTGA
- the wecB gene encoding non-hydrolyzing UDP-N-acetylglucosamine 2-epimerase — translation MSTAAVLHVAGARPNFPKAAPVIRALDRFGIRQRLIHTGQHYDERMSDVFFRQLGLREPDINLGVGSGSHASQTAAIMTHLEELLVADPPELTVIYGDVNSALAAALVATKLHIPVAHVEAGLRSFDRSMPEEVNRIVVDRVSDLLFATSPDAAVHLGNEGIAADRIYLVGNPMIDTLLDNLDRFDIAGIRAALALPDRYIVATLHRPANVDDPVDANDLVKAMHSVADQIPVILPLHPRGRSHLENAGLLSHRALRVVEPLGYIEFVSLVRGAAAVVTDSGGVQEETTMLGVPCLTLRPNTERPITITHGTNRLVSRAALAEVVASTLKAERPATWRTPPLWDGKAGERIAEVIAGELGL, via the coding sequence ATGTCAACCGCTGCTGTCCTGCACGTCGCGGGTGCACGTCCGAACTTTCCCAAGGCGGCGCCGGTGATCCGTGCGCTCGATCGTTTCGGCATCCGGCAGCGCCTGATACATACCGGACAGCACTATGACGAGCGGATGTCGGACGTCTTTTTTCGGCAGTTGGGCCTGAGGGAGCCCGATATTAATCTAGGGGTGGGATCGGGGAGTCACGCGAGCCAGACCGCGGCCATCATGACCCACCTGGAAGAGCTGCTGGTGGCAGATCCACCAGAGCTCACTGTCATCTACGGTGACGTCAACTCCGCGCTCGCGGCGGCCCTAGTCGCCACCAAGCTGCACATCCCGGTGGCGCATGTTGAAGCTGGCCTTCGCAGCTTCGACCGGTCCATGCCCGAGGAGGTCAACCGCATCGTCGTTGACCGGGTATCCGACTTGCTGTTCGCCACAAGCCCCGACGCCGCAGTGCATCTGGGGAACGAGGGAATTGCAGCGGACAGGATTTACCTCGTCGGCAACCCGATGATTGACACGCTTCTAGACAACCTTGACCGTTTCGACATTGCCGGTATCCGTGCCGCCCTTGCACTGCCCGACCGCTACATCGTGGCGACGCTGCATCGGCCAGCCAACGTCGATGATCCTGTTGACGCCAATGACTTGGTGAAGGCGATGCACTCGGTTGCCGACCAGATTCCGGTCATCCTGCCGTTGCATCCACGCGGGCGAAGCCACCTTGAGAACGCGGGCCTGCTCTCGCATCGCGCGCTGCGGGTGGTCGAGCCGCTGGGCTACATAGAGTTTGTCAGCCTGGTACGCGGCGCGGCGGCCGTTGTCACCGACTCCGGCGGGGTGCAGGAGGAGACGACAATGCTCGGGGTTCCGTGCCTTACGTTGCGACCCAACACTGAACGCCCGATCACGATCACGCACGGCACCAACCGTCTCGTCAGTCGGGCGGCGCTTGCCGAGGTCGTCGCAAGCACCCTCAAGGCGGAGCGGCCCGCCACGTGGCGCACCCCGCCGTTGTGGGACGGCAAGGCGGGGGAGCGTATCGCCGAAGTCATTGCGGGTGAACTCGGCCTGTAG
- a CDS encoding O-antigen polymerase: MTDDSGPSASGGCDMTTDRRITGRHQDDVSGSLMLLFSLAVFVPLMIVVRVCAGHWFHPGAMFAAYWMIGTAVPSAVYDRESTYRALIYIAVGVAAFSLGSLVVTFTRSPLPNLAGAVPRPRSNTRQRILLWTMAAGTISGIVASILSIRAQNVSIGNYSSLDELLIVPHQVAVGRYDNLLTSGASNGQRAVSALLSITYCAALCAPFLALMRIRFRRAWMLAPLASLVIYGFTTTARAGMVSGVFLWFSGYVAMRILRDGRPPRITARGVACTAGAILAVTALFAFIAFLRIGAFDANSASIVRSRVAVYALGYQPAFSEWLERRALADERPLGLGSASVAGVSVVTGQSRRDFRPYEEFVVVDEQGSTTNIYTIFRGVLIDFGRSGGVLVLFLFGVSAGAAYRAAMRHRSATAAMILACCYNIILWSSTMSIIHYSNVLAAAIAGVLILNAALGSRPTNWARTSAGVGHVQVGQSAVVPRAPTTSGRVPS, from the coding sequence ATGACCGACGACTCTGGACCTTCCGCCAGTGGCGGCTGCGACATGACGACAGATCGCCGAATCACCGGGCGGCACCAAGACGATGTATCGGGGAGCCTTATGCTGCTATTTTCACTTGCCGTCTTCGTCCCGTTGATGATCGTCGTCCGCGTGTGTGCCGGTCACTGGTTCCACCCTGGGGCGATGTTCGCCGCATATTGGATGATCGGCACCGCTGTCCCTTCCGCAGTCTATGACCGGGAATCAACCTATCGCGCTCTGATCTACATAGCAGTGGGCGTAGCCGCGTTCAGTCTGGGGTCACTCGTTGTAACCTTCACGCGGTCGCCACTTCCCAATTTGGCTGGTGCTGTGCCTAGGCCAAGATCGAATACGAGGCAGCGAATCCTGCTCTGGACGATGGCTGCGGGCACGATTTCGGGTATCGTTGCAAGCATTTTGTCGATTCGCGCACAGAACGTATCTATCGGCAATTACTCGTCGCTCGACGAGTTGCTCATCGTGCCCCATCAGGTTGCGGTGGGGCGTTACGACAACCTGTTGACATCAGGCGCGAGCAATGGTCAACGGGCCGTGTCGGCGCTGCTCTCGATCACGTACTGTGCAGCACTCTGCGCTCCCTTCCTTGCGCTCATGCGAATCCGATTCAGGCGTGCCTGGATGCTCGCGCCGTTGGCGTCGTTGGTGATCTATGGGTTTACGACCACAGCCAGGGCTGGTATGGTGTCCGGGGTATTTCTATGGTTCAGCGGATATGTCGCCATGCGTATTCTGCGGGACGGCCGTCCCCCACGGATCACCGCCCGTGGCGTCGCTTGCACGGCCGGAGCAATCCTCGCGGTTACCGCCCTGTTCGCCTTCATAGCGTTTCTTCGGATCGGCGCATTCGACGCTAACTCGGCGTCTATCGTCCGTAGCCGAGTGGCGGTGTACGCGCTCGGCTACCAGCCGGCTTTTTCCGAGTGGTTGGAGCGGCGGGCGTTGGCGGACGAACGGCCGCTTGGATTGGGCAGCGCTTCGGTCGCCGGCGTCTCTGTGGTGACCGGCCAGAGCCGCAGGGACTTTCGTCCCTACGAAGAGTTCGTTGTCGTCGACGAGCAGGGCAGTACGACCAATATCTACACCATATTTCGGGGAGTGCTGATCGATTTCGGCCGTTCGGGAGGAGTTCTTGTGCTCTTCCTCTTTGGGGTGTCGGCCGGCGCAGCGTATCGCGCCGCGATGCGGCACAGATCGGCGACAGCAGCAATGATCCTCGCCTGCTGCTACAACATCATCTTGTGGTCCAGCACGATGAGCATCATTCACTACTCCAACGTTCTGGCCGCAGCGATCGCAGGCGTACTGATCCTCAACGCGGCGCTCGGGTCCCGACCGACCAATTGGGCCCGCACTTCCGCAGGAGTGGGACACGTGCAAGTCGGTCAATCCGCTGTAGTGCCGCGAGCGCCCACCACGTCCGGCCGAGTGCCGAGTTGA